In the Ficedula albicollis isolate OC2 chromosome 22, FicAlb1.5, whole genome shotgun sequence genome, one interval contains:
- the SEMA4C gene encoding semaphorin-4C: protein PRPLALAALLLLLLLLALVTAATAAGATGASWSAVPRRTVPYAELRDTARRFSQGGVSHYLTLLLDEAEGLLYVGAREAVFALATGTVELKAAISWEAPVEKKAECVQKGKNNQTDCFNYVRFLQSYNSSHLYACGTYAFQPKCTYIELSGFSLDPVAFEDGKGKCPYDPTKGHTGLIVDGELYSATFNNFLGTEPVILRNLGPHYSMKTEYLTSWLNEPHFVASAFVPESAGSGSGDDDKVYFFFSERAVEYDCYAEQVVARVARVCKGDVGGARTLQKKWTSFLKARLVCSAPEQQLHFNRLQAVFTLPGARWQDTAFFGVFRARWGDVDVSAICRYHILEVKKAFEGPYKEYREQAQKWGRYSGEVPSPRPGACITDWHRQNGFASSLELPDNTLNFAKKHPLMDEPVPPQRGRPLLLKKDANFTQLVVDRVAGLDGATYEVLFIGTGDGWVHKALDLGSRIHLVEELQVFEPAQPVESLVLAGTKKLLFAGSRLQVAQLPLADCGRYQSCTDCVLARDPYCAWSRNGSACVRTDGHNGSHLVQDVLSSDTSACSVPQVAKQGETRLVVRYMGISIPWT from the exons ccccggccgctGGCCCTCGccgcgctgctgctgctgctgctgctgctggccctcGTCACCGCTGCCACCGCCGCTGGGGCCACCGGGGCgtcctggagtgctgtgcccaggaggaCTGTCCCCTATGCGG agctgcGGGACACGGCCCGGCGCTTCTCTCAGGGCGGGGTCTCTCACTACCTGACGCTGCTGCTGGACGAGGCCGAGGGGCTGCTCTACGTGGGTGCCCGTGAGGCCGTGTTCGCCCTGGCCACGGGCACTGTAGAGCTCAAGGCAGCG ATCTCTTGGGAGGCACCCGTGGAGAAGAAGGCGGAGTGCGTGCAGAAGGGCAAGAACAACCAG acCGACTGCTTCAACTACGTGCGCTTCCTGCAGAGCTACAACAGCTCCCACCTGTACGCCTGCGGCACCTACGCCTTCCAGCCCAAGTGCACCTACATC GAGCTGTCTGGCTTCAGCCTGGACCCGGTGGCATTCGAGGACGGCAAAGGCAAATGTCCCTACGACCCTACCAAGGGCCACACCGGCCTCATCGTGG ACGGGGAGCTCTACTCTGCCACCTTCAACAACTTCCTTGGCACGGAGCCCGTCATCCTGCGCAACCTGGGCCCGCACTACTCCATGAAGACAGAGTACCTGACCTCCTGGCTCAACG AGCCCCACTTCGTGGCGTCGGCCTTCGTGCCCGAGAGCGCGGGCAGCGGCAGCGGCGACGATGACAAGGTTTACTTCTTCTTCAGCGAGCGCGCCGTCGAGTACGACTGCTACGCCGAGCAGGTGGTGGCACGGGTGGCACGGGTCTGCAAG GGGGACGTGGGCGGCGCCCGCACGCTGCAGAAGAAGTGGACGTCGTTCCTGAAGGCGCGCCTGGTGTGCTCGGCGCccgagcagcagctgcacttcaACCGCCTGCAGGCCGTGTTCACGCTGCCCGGGGCCCGCTGGCAGGACACCGCCTTCTTTGGCGTCTTCCGCGCCCGCTG GGGGGACGTGGACGTCTCTGCCATCTGCCGCTACCACATCCTGGAGGTGAAGAAGGCCTTCGAGGGGCCCTACAAGGAGTacagggagcaggcacagaaatgGGGGCGCTACTCGGGCGAGGTGCCCAGCCCCCGGCCTGGCGCg TGCATCACGGACTGGCACCGGCAGAACGGCTTCGccagctccctggagctgcccgACAACACGCTCAACTTCGCCAAGAAGCACCCGCTGATGGACGAGCCGGTGCCGCCCCAGCGCGGCCGCCCCCTGCTGCTCAAGAAGGACGCCAACTTCACCCAGCTGGTGGTGGATCGCgtggctgggctggatggggccACCTACGAGGTGCTGTTCATCGGCACAG GTGATGGCTGGGTGCACAAGGCGCTGGATCTGGGCTCCCGCATCCACCtggtggaggagctgcaggtgttCGAGCCGGCGCAGCCCGTGGAGAGCCTGGTGCTGGCGGGCACCAAG AAGCTGCTGTTCGCCGGCTCCCGCCTGCAGGTGGCACAGCTGCCGCTGGCAGACTGCGGGCGCTACCAGTCCTGCACTGACTGCGTGCTGGCACGGGACCCCTACTGCGCCTGGAGCCGCAACGGCAGCGCCTGCGTGCGCACCGACGGGCACAACGG GTCCCACCTGGTGCAGGACGTGCTGAGCTCCGACACCAGCGCCTGCTCCGTGCCACAGGTGGCCAAGCAAGGTGAGACCCGACTGGTGGTACGGTACATGGGTATCTCTATCCCATggacc